aagtaaaagaaaactcCTACTTTAGCAACATCCATCAGGAGATGTTGTCATCACTCTCATTAGAAGCATCTGAATCTTCCTCCAAATCATCCTCATCTTCATCGTCCTCATCTGAATCTGCCAAGAAAGTGTTGAGCGTTGCGTAACTCGACCATGTCCTCTTTGCCCTGATCAAATGGCGTTGGGTGCCCCTCAGCAGAGGGCCCTCAGCGTCATATCAGTCTGCAgaatttttctgcattttttcaCAACTCAACccatgattttgaaaatttgacaATTTTGATCATTCAATTCAACCCAGTTTAACATGTTTTCACTAAAGAAACTTGTTCAACATTAAAAGGAAGGAATTTGAATGCTAAAATGACAATTTCAatgaaaactttcaaaaatttctaaTCCTCTAACTTAAGGTTTCACATTTCACATTTGTAACACATTTAGCTTCATAAAGCTCATCACAAAACACTTAACCAAACCAGACATACCATTGCATACTAGATCACACAAGAcagataaaaaacaaacaaacaactaaaaagtaaaaagaaaggTTTAGAAAACTAGGTTGTCTCCCAattagcacttgtttaacgtcattagcttgacaccattATGCTCAATTTAGATTTTTGATGTTGGAGGGAGAGTCTTATGCATAACAACACTACAATTACCTTGCATTTCAATTGTTTCTTCATCtagatatttcttctttttagtgAGAAATTGTTTCACGCATTTAGCATAAGCAGGAATTTGTTGCAGTGCTTTAGTCAAAGGGAtagtaatcttcaatttcttgaagatattCATGAATCGCCCAAATTgcttctctttttccttctttgaaAAACTTTTCGAGGGGCTTCtcaattatttttcctttttctctctcttctctctctttttattttctctcagcctcatcttttccttcttcattcatctcttctttttcactcaacttagctttctcttttctctcaatttttctctcatctaacATTTTGTCACTTCTAGTCATAATGACACTACACTTCTCTTTCGGGTTAACTTCAATATTAGCTCCAAAATTCTTATCAGACTTCTCCTCCAACTTCTTAGCTAGTTGTCCAACCTGTATCTCCAAATTTGTAATGGCAAATTATGTGCTTTTATGATTGGAGATGATACTTGCATGAATTGTTGTTGTGTGCCCTCTAGTTTTGCAGTCCTGTCAGATAAGGAGGGTTGTGGTTGATATTTCTATTGTGGTGGTCTATTAAATGGCCTAACTTGCCCTTGACCCATGCTTGGGTGAGGTTTCCACCCTTGGTTGTAGTTACCTTGGCGGCCCTGATTACCCATATAATTAACTTCTTCTTGGGAGTTAGCTTGCATTGCATACTGACCATTTACATGATCTCCACCATATAGCTCACAACCTTGATGTTGAACATGAGAGACATTTTCAAGCTCTTTAGGTAACTGAGAGATTTTCTTCATTAGAGTCTCAAGTTGTTGagtcattattttgttttgagcTAATAGAGCATCTTGAGGTTGCAGTTGAAGAACTACTTTTTGTTGAAATCGAGCTCTTTCATTTTGCGTGTCATTATCATTAGCAACCATGTTCTCTATCAACTCATAAGCTTCCTCTAGAGTCTTCCACTTGATGTTACCTCCGGCtaaggcatccaacatcaatttAGATTGTGAGTTCAGTCCTCCAAGAAAAAGAATGACTACCGTATGTTCATCAAATCCATGAGTGGGAGTTTTTCGCAGTAAACTTTTGAATCTATCCCAAGCTTGACCTAAAGTTTCATCCATGCCCTGCCGAAAAGAAGATATTTCTTCCTTCCCTTTATTTATCTTGGACCGAGGAAAGTATTTATTCAGAAACTTAGCCACCATATCTTCCCACACATTGAAACTATTCTCAGGGAATGAATTTAGCCACATCTTAGCATTGCCGCccaaagagaaaggaaacaagctaagtctaATAGCTTCATCTGGAACATCATGAATCTTCACTGTATTACATATATCTATGAAAGTGGTCAATGTTCATATGGATTCTCATGAGCTAATCCATTGAATTGattgctttgcaccaagtgaATGAGAGTTGGCCTCATAATACTGTTAAAATGAAGAGGGCCAATGGCAGTTGAATAATCCTCTAGAGTACGTCTAACTGGACCCATATTCTGATTGTCAGTCATGTCTTTTGTTTCCTGATCAGATACTGAAGTGAAGGGTTGTTCAAGAGTCTCAAGAGAAGGAAAAAGTTCTTTGGAAACCCTCTTCTGCCTTCTTCGTCTACTATTCTTCCTTCGGGCATTATTCTTTACTTCCAGACCTATAAGGAGAGGTTTAGATCCTAGTACGAATTTttttcctgcatacactaaagaacacaaCACTAGAGCACCCAATTTGCCCCAAAAGataaaacataaacaataataaaaaatagtaacaaaaataattaagaataaagtCTAAACtagttaagaatcacacaaaagtATAGTGTTAACCACGAGCCCCCGGTAATGGTGCAAAAAACTTGTTACGATATTGGCAAGTGTacaaaatcatatcaaataataaaacgttaagaccgaatatcgtttcccaagagactcgtgtgacactaaaaaattgaatatttactTAACTACTTAAGACCGAAGAACGATTCCATTGGatgaaattaaaatgcaataaaagtaattatgatgctttaaaagtaaagtttatCTTTAGATGCTAAAACAAGAATGAATGGATGAAATTGATGATATgagatgatgatgttgttggggttagatttcatcTACTTCACTTTCATGAATATTAGAACTCATCTTCTTTATTGGAATGCTAATGTCACTTATGGAATTACTTAGAACCCATTTCCTTGGTGTAAAAACCCTAGCCTTAGTTATTAGACATCAATCCCTTGAAACCCTAATAACCAATTCCacattaagaaaagaagcttaagacaaccaaatgTCCTATCTCTATCCCTagattttatttcctttaggtgaATCCCTCCAGATCATGGTTCCTATGCtatttcccaataacaaagaattcaaccatcaaGCTATGAATGgaaaaaacataacaagcattaagaaaaggagaaaatcactaacattcaatgaaagaagcataaaatatttaaaacatgttcaattacatgaaattcagaggttacatctttccccaacaacaaatgaatttagttctccattgtcatggagaaccttggcttacaatggaagaatgtaAATGAGatggaaaccctagaaagagaaaaggaaagctcCCTCATGCCCAATCTTCCTTCAAAGGTTCGAAAATAGGGTTTTTGTGCTTCAGCCGTCAAAAGATATCCACCCTAATGCGTAAAAGCCTTTAAATATATCAGTACTGCCACATAAGCCAACGTCGCCAACGCTCAGCGCCTTGGTTGGGGCGCCCGGGCGTGCTGCGTGATTTGtggctggcgctcaacgcccctgAAGGTGGCAACCAGGCGAGACTACGCGAAGAGTGGCGCTCAACGCCTTGACTAGGGCGCTCAGGCGTGCTGCGGTGTAACTGGCGCTCAATGCCCCTTGAGTGGGCAACCAGGCGTGGTTGCGTGGAAACTAGTGCCCAGGGCCCTAAAATAGGGCAACCAGGTGTCCATAAGCCTTCTACATCCTTATATTTTGATGCTTTTGTTGTCCTTCCTgggttccaactccttgatactttgCTCCTATTCCAAAACAcaccaataacctacaaaatagagggaattagtgataaaagTCGTTAAGTATAACCTCGACTAACTTATTCACAAATTTCaactaaaaacaagagttttaGCAAATTTCAATGTTAAAGAGAGttgatttaatattaaaattgcaTCACAGATAACAGTATAATTTACCATTATCAAGATACTCTTAAGTTGTAATTCTCTTGCGTCTTCTAactttttaggtttaatcatttagattgtCCCTATTTATATTaggttttctcaattaggtcccagTATTTTAAAACGTCTTAATTAAGTCCCTATTTTTgcaaaattcaatcaattaaggGTTTGCCGTTAACTTAGGTAAACAGTGTTAAAATTGAGTGTGCGTGGCATCCAAGCTTGGCAGAGGTGTCAGTTATTATACTGTTTtctcacaattttttaattaaatttaattggaaATAATTGATTGAACAGATTACATTTCAACTAAGCCCCATGTTCCGAAATTAGGGGTTCTACCCCTTCAATTCATTTCTGACTCTCTCAGCCTTGAGAAAACACAAAGGCTCGAGATTTCTCTCCCTCTCGAAGGGTTAACCCCTCTTGAACCTACGCACACCACCGCCTCAGTCAACCGGAATCGCCACTGCAACAGCCCTCCCGGTCCGTCCAAAGAGTCACCGGCGACCTTCGCCGACCGTAGCGTTTTCCCCCTTTCTCCCTCTCGCTCCAATAACCCTAGAAGCCCCCCATCTCCGCCGGCAGCCACGAGCCACTCTCGCCTCCATCCAACTGATCCAGCCACCATGACGGATCCCCATTCCGTCCAAGGCGTCGCCGACGAACACTATCGGCCACGACATTTAACCATTCCTGGCTCCTCTCTGCGCACAAGGAGGAGGCGCCCTCGCCGTTCGTGATGTGCCCAGTCGTCGCCGACATGAGCCACTACCACAGAATCGCCCTCAAGCCCTAGAATCCTGTCGCCTAACGTCATCACAAACACCACCCAGACCGCCACTCTCAAATCGTGTCACCTCCACTAGTCAGGGTCGTCGTTTGCCTTCTCATGGCCTTGGACGATTTACAGGTTGGATGATGGTATGATGCGAGAGTTGGTTCAGTGCAGGTAGGATACAAGCTTGTGCGTGGGGCTCGAAATTGATTTTGCTTCTTGGtgattggttttatttttgtaaatttgtgTAGTGCAGGTCGAGCAAGATGGTGTGATGCGTGAGTTAGGATGGAGGTTCTAACGGAGTGATTCTGGTGAAGATGGACATACTGGTTCTGGttctaatgttttcttttttctgcttTGTTTCTCTGGTGAGGATATACCTTAAAAACAAAGGGGAGGTTTTTGAAATGGATTAAAAGCAGAAGGAATTTTCATGGCTTCATTGTGCTCAGGGGAATAGGATGAAGGAGTGCAATGAGAATACAAAACAGAAAATGGAAGACTCCTAATATGAGAAAATGGAACTGAGAAAATGgaacaatgaaatttaattaaaaaaatgttagaaaaccAACTCAGCTCACCATAAACTGACACCTTAACCAAGTCTGGATGCCACGCACActcaattttaacaccgtttaTCCAAGTTAACGGCAAatccttaattgattcaattttgcaAAAGTAGGGACTTAATTGAAACGTTTTAAAATActgggacctaattgagaaaacccaACACAAACAGGGAcattctaaatgattaaaccaataaactttgtattaatttaaattctCTTTAAAAGAGCTAATCAATCTattcttgttttaaaaatactttgttTGTTTTGGATAATCATAAGTTAGATTTTGAATAAGtagattttgaatttatatattaatatataaatttcattatatatatatatatatatatatatatatatatatatatatatatatatatatatatatatatatatatagaatataatatataaaataaaattttaagaatattttatgtaaaaataaattagtaaaaagcTTGGCTTAAGGACCTAAAATGTAAATAATCTTTTGAAGTTTGGAAAACATTATTAAGGtgagagagagtgtgtgtgaGAAAGAAGAGAGATGGAGCTTTCTCAGCTTGGTTTCTTAGAAGAATTGGTAGCTCCAAGAAGAGAAACATGGAATGCTTTGTCCAGTGGGTTCTTGGAGCTATTGTCTAATGGTTGGAGTTTTGACACTTTTCTTGAGAACCCATCTTTCCCCATCTCTAACACCCTCTTTGGTGCATTTTCAGCACCAATAGACCGCAGATTTGAATGCCCTTTCACCAATGAAGTACCACCATACCCATTTCCTGATGCCTTCACAATGTCATTGCCAGAGCTTGAACCTGGGAACGATGATCCCTCACCTCCACTCCCACCCACACTCGAGGATGAAGATATTGGCTTTTATCACACCAACAATAACAACTTTCAAGAAATCAAGAGTGTCTGCAAAGTTGAGGAACATGGTGTTGAGAATCTACAAGCCACAGAGATTCCACTCTTCAACACAGCCATGTCTGATGATGTAGAGAGAAAAGACAAGTCCAAAAAGCTAGAGGGACAGCCCTCAAAGAATCTCATGgcagaaaggaggagaagaaagCGTCTCAATGACCGTCTTTCCATGCTTAGGTCAATAGTCCCCAAAATCAGCAAGGTGATTTCCAACacaatatctttttctttttttcaacccTGACTTTTCCCCAATAGTAATATCTGAATCAGTATAAACAAAATTGGAATTCTCGTGTTTGGCTTACATCCATAACCTGACCCATGCTtggtttctttgttttcttgattTGCCGTGTGACACACTGAACTGAGCAATATCAACTTTTAACAGATGGACAGGACCTCTATTCTCGGGGATACTATAGACTACATGAAAGAGCTTTTGGAAAGGATTGGCAAGTTGCAAGAACAAGAGGTGGAAGAGGGCTCAAGTCAGATTAATCTGTTGGGCATTTCAAAGGACCAACTCAAACCAAATGAAGCAATTGTAAGAAACTCCCCCAAAGTACTCTGCCAAACCAAACCCCCTGACTTAAAGCATAATCACAGACCCACTttctcaataaatatatttgcaGTTTGATGTTGAAAGGAGAGGCCAGGACACTAGGATCAGCATTTGCTGTGCCACAAAGCCTGGATTGCTACTATCAACCGTCAATACATTAGAAGCATTAGGCCTTGAGATTCAGCAATGTGTTGTAAGCAGCTTCAATGACTTTTCAGTGGAAGCATCTTGTTCTGAGGTCTGTATGCTATTTGGTCCCTTCAATCTTAATTGCATGCTTGAAACTCTACCGTAAACTTACTCTTTTCATGGTCATAGGTTGGTGAACAGAGAAATAGCATTAGCCCTGAGGAGATAAAACAATCACTATTCAGAAATGCTGGGTTTGGTGGGAAATGTCTCTAGGAGAAAGATGGGAAATTGATAAAACAATTTGCAGATGGTGTTAAAGAAGCAACTTTCCTTCTTTAGTTTGTAATACATGGAATAGTGAAGTAGAAGTTTTAGTGAGATTCAGAATAAGCTGGTTTTGATGACGATTTCTTTCTTTAAGCCACACCTTGTGTTTTAACATATACTGGGGTGCTATCCTTTAGTATGCTGCAAGTTCACCTTTTGAAAAGAAGTGTGTTCTTTTTTAACAAGGGATTTATAATGAAGGAGAATTATTGCAAAGCCCACAATTAAGTGGAATCAACTTGATTTTCCATGGATACGTAAGCATGCTGCTACTTCAAAATATCGTTTTCTGGGAccttaaaacaataaatgtcTGTTTCATTATTCCTATTGCCCAGGCTTTGACCCCCACACACCAACCAGATATGTGATGAGAGGTAAAGCTGTTAACTTTTGAAAGAATTGCAGaacaacaatttataaaaagagTCAATCGTCAAccattttgtgttattttttgaaGATTAGACTATTATCACATTAGTATTTTAAAGATTTCCACATGACATAGtcttctaaatatttaaaatgtaactaaaattgtttttatgaaGGATTAAACTAATGATTAGTAACGTGTTCTGTGCATCTGAAAAATACTATGGTGACAATTTGAACCACGAATACAATGAAAAGGTAATCTTTAGAGGATCAATTTAGAATTAGAAGAATGATTAGACGATTAGttgaagaaaaacattttagGAATTTACTCATGGTTAAATAAGTATTGTTGCATATCGCTTTTATGATTTTCTGGAATGGAAAGATGAGCTTTTCCATTCCATCCAAGGATCATTTTTGCATGTAGCAGCTTCCTATTTTGCAGCATAGTAATCAACAGTAGATATAACCTTTTTTGTGTCCACGAAAAACCCAAAAGGGTAAGAATATACAAGTATACTGCTAAGTGCAGATAACAAGATATACTGAGAAACACTAAACctgattttagaaaaaaagtacAGAAACGATAGATTAGGTTCTGCAAATTGAAAAAAACTTGGTACTAAAGAATCTTATATGGCTTCCTTGTTGTTTGGTTCCAGATGGTAAATGGAAGTAGCAAGTTTAAAAATGCCTTGCGAAGAAACAAGGTAACATGATTTTTGCTGTGACTCTGATGCTTAGTCACACCATAAAGTAAAGCCCACTATGAGCATCACTGGAATGTCACACAAACCAAGAATCAAATTATGGTTATTGTTTTGGTAAGTATTCATTTCCACTTGATTCCTGGTGAAGTGAAATTTAGGTTTGTCTTCATATATGATCATGATcagttattttgtttcttttcttttggctAGATTATAATCCTTatgttaaaagtaatttatctttCACACAGAGCACAAGGTTTCCATTACTGGTTTGTGGTCAAATAATTTGTTCAACAAACGAAGCTCCTTTATGGAAAAATTCTTAGTaagttttaatgaaataaaaaaattgaaacaaaatgaaTTAGACATTCTGTACGTAAAATGAAGAAGTAAATAAAGTTTCTGAACATTCAAAATGTTGCCCTGTAATAATTCTCCTTCACCAAAAGCTTGAAACTGCGGCTGAAGCTTCTGTTTCAACATGTGAATCGGCGTACCTGCATTGGTCAATGTTTCAATTTTCATGTAACTGCATTAGTACACAAAGTTATGGCCGTAAAACCAACTTTGCGTGCATTCAAACTGCAACCTATGAGGACATGGTCTCATCAAAACGATAAATTATTGCTGGAGTTGTTTAAGAATTCACGGCTGAAGGGAAAGCCGTAAGAGGCCTTATATGAAGAAAAGGTATATGCATATATGAAGAAGGAAGGCCTATAAGGAAAGGCAAATGACCGTGCAGAAACATTTTTGCTGAAATGGGGTTTTGGCAATTCTGCAATGAACAAAAGTCCAATATCAGAGTCATTctggttttgtttgtttgtccACCACGTCAGCTTTCACGTGACTTGTTTTAACTTTTGGTGTAGTTGTTTTCAGCCAGCCAAGTTGATCTTAAAAAGCTATTAAATCAGACACCGTGCATGAGACTTATATGCTATTATAATAAGGGGAACTCTCTTGAGAAATTTCACAAAGTGATGGAAttgtaagataaaattaaatttaatagaattaagtgagttttttttagaagttttgtttattttagtgtgtaacaataaatagtttaatatattgGTTATTAGATAGGAAATAATGGTGTCTTAATGGTAGAGAGTTTATGACTTTGGAATTGAAAAGCCAAGATATAAGT
The genomic region above belongs to Vigna radiata var. radiata cultivar VC1973A unplaced genomic scaffold, Vradiata_ver6 scaffold_447, whole genome shotgun sequence and contains:
- the LOC106780575 gene encoding transcription factor bHLH61 — translated: MELSQLGFLEELVAPRRETWNALSSGFLELLSNGWSFDTFLENPSFPISNTLFGAFSAPIDRRFECPFTNEVPPYPFPDAFTMSLPELEPGNDDPSPPLPPTLEDEDIGFYHTNNNNFQEIKSVCKVEEHGVENLQATEIPLFNTAMSDDVERKDKSKKLEGQPSKNLMAERRRRKRLNDRLSMLRSIVPKISKMDRTSILGDTIDYMKELLERIGKLQEQEVEEGSSQINLLGISKDQLKPNEAIFDVERRGQDTRISICCATKPGLLLSTVNTLEALGLEIQQCVVSSFNDFSVEASCSEVGEQRNSISPEEIKQSLFRNAGFGGKCL